Below is a window of Myxococcales bacterium DNA.
GAGCAAGGCCCGTTCTCGTTCGGCGGCAACCTCGCCGCCGTGTACCGCGGCAAAGGGCGGGTCGGCTCCACCGAGCTTGGGCCCGAGTTCCGCTATGGCGTCGCCGGCGGCTTCAAACCCAGCCCCACGCTCCGCGTGATCCTCGACGGCTTCGGCGCGACCAAGTTCAGCGCCAAGAACGGGACGAACTCCCTCGAGGTCGACGGCGGCGTCCAGATCATGCCTCTCGACTCGCCCTTCGTGATCTTCGCCGGTGTGGGCACCGGGGTGATCCAAGGCGTGGGCGTGCCGAAGGTGCGCGGCATTCTCGGCCTGATGTACGTCGCCGAGGGCGGCGATCGCGACGGCGACGGGATCCCCGACGACAAGGATCAGTGTCCGACCGTGCCCGAGGACAAGGACGGCTACCAGGACAACGACGGCTGTCCAGACGCCGACAACGACGGCGACATGATCCCCGACGAGCAGGACAAGTGCCCGAGTCAAGCCGAGGATCCCGACGGGTTCGAGGACAAGGACGGCTGTCCCGAGCTGGACAACGACAAGGACGGCGTCAACGACGACCAGGATCGTTGCCCGAACAAGGCGGAGACCAAGAACGGCTACAAAGACGACGACGGTTGCCCGGACGAGCCCGACCGGGACAACGACGGCGTGTCGGACAAGCTGGACAAGTGCCCGGATCAGGCGGAGGACACCGACGGCTTCCAGGACACCGACGGTTGCCCGGATCCGGACAACGACAACGACGGCGTGCCCGACCAGCAGGACGAGTGCGGAGACCAGCCGGAGACCATGAACGGCTTCCAGGACGAAGACGGCTGCCCGGACGAACTGCCGAAGGGCGACGCCAAAGAAGACAAGAAGAAGGAAAAGAAGAAGAAGTGATGCCGCCAAGCGTCGCGCGCCTGGGGGGCGTGGTCGTCGGCGTGAGCCTCGCGCTCACGTCGATTGGATGCGGAAAGATGGGTCCGGCTCAGAGTGGCAGCGGCGCCGAGCACCCGCTGCTCGGCGCGCCGGCCCCCGCCTTCGAGCTCCCCGGATACTCGGGGGGAGTGAAGAAGGTGTCGTTGGCCGACGGTGCCGGGAAGGTCATGCTCGTCGACTTTTGGGCGACGTGGTGTGAACCCTGCAAGGACTCGTTTCCGCACCACCAGCAGCTGGCGGAAAAGTATTCCGGCAAGCTCGTGGTCATCGGCATCAGCATCGACGACGACCCCGACGGCATCGCCGAGTTTGCCAAGAAGAACGGTGGCAAGTTTCCTCTCGGCTGGGACGAAGGTCAGAGCGTCTCGGAAACCTACCAACCACCCACGATGCCAACGGCGTACGTGATCGACCAGAACGGCATCGTGCGTTACGTGCACCCTGGATTCCACCAGGGCGACGAGGCCGAAATCGATGCGCACGTCGCCGAGCTCTTGAAGTGACGCTCGACGCAGAGCTCGATGTAGCCGACGCTCTCCGCTGTACGTCGATGTAAGTACATCGCGCGGCTTGGGAATGGGCCACCGCTGGGGTACGATTTCATCAGCGTGCGGTTCTGGCTCAGTCTGCGACTGCGACGATTCGCGCTATCCGTAGCGTGCGCCATAGCGCTGACCCTCTCGCACGGAAGCGCCTACGCTGGAGGCAGCGTCGATCAGCTGATCGAGCGGCTGCAGAACGGCGCCGACTTCCGTGTGCGCGTGCAGGCCGCGCTGCAGCTTGGCAAGACCAAACACCCGGACGCGCGTGAACCTCTCGAGAAGGCCCTCGACGACGACAACGCTGCAGTGCGCACCGCTTCCGCGGCGGCACTGAAAGTGCTGGCTGACAAGAAGAGCATCACGGCGCTCGAGGCGCACAAGAAGGATTCGTCATCGGCGGTGCGCTCTCAGATCGCGGCGACCTTGGCGTCGCTGCGCATGGTCACCACCAGCAGCGTCGCCAAGATGATCGTGAAGATTGGCCGCATGCGCACCGGCAAGGACGTACGCGGGAAGCTCGTGGGTGAGCTGGAGGACGCGAGCCGCCAGAAGTTCGGCGAGCTTCCCGGGGTGAGGGTCATGGACGAGAAGTCCGGAGCCGAGCCCGAGAGCAAGGGCAAAAAGACACCGATGGTGATGGTGACGGGGCTCTTGCGAAAAATGAACGAATCCCAGGAGGGGTCCGAGGTCGTCTACTCCGCGAGTGTGGAGTACGTCGTCCACCGCATGCCCGAGCAAGCCATCGCCGGCACGGTCAGCGGCTCGGCGAGCACTCGGGCGAGCACCGCCGAAGCCAAGAAACGCTCACCCGAGCTCAGGCGGCTGGTGCTCGCGGCCGCCGTCGCCAGCGCAGTAAAACGCGCGCCCGAAGCCCTGGCTGCGGCGACCCGCTGACGGGTGGTTGACGCGGCCACACTGGCCGTTCGATAGGGGTGCGTGCCCACGCCGCCCCGTGTGCTGTTCGTCTCCAAGCCGGTGGTTCCGCCCTACCACGACGGCACGAAGTGTCTGGTTCGAGACGTCGCGACTCACCTGGAAGGGTTCCATCCCGTCGTCATGGCGACCCCTGGCGCGGCGCCGCTCCCGGGAGTCGAGCTCGCGAGCGTCTACTCGGATGCGGGTCACCACACACCGGCCTTGGCCGAGAACGCCCGCGCCGCCCTGTTCGTCGCCCGTTATCCTGGCGCCGCGCTCTGGCACTTCGTGTTCGCACCCAACCCCAAGACCAGCGTCATCGGTCGACTGCTCCGCAGTCTGCGACGCACACCCGTCGTGCAGACCATCGCGTCGCCGCCGCGCAGCTTCGAACACATCGACCGCCTCTTGTTTGGTGACATCGTCGTGGCTCAGAGCCATGCCACCGCCGCCCGCATCGCAGAGCATGCGCCGCGTCGCCGCATCGAGGTCATCCCGCCGCCGGTAGCCGCCATCCCATCCCGGCCAGTGTCCGAGCGCCGCGCTCTCTACGAACGCCTCGGCCTCCCTGAGGGCGCACCCGTGCTCGTGTACCCCGGGGACATCGAGCTGTCCGCCGGCGCCGAGAACGTGGCGGCTCTGGTCGAGCCGCTCGCGCGGGAGTTGCCGGACGTCGTGATCGTGTTTGCGTACCGCGCCAAGACCTCGCGCGCACACGCCGTTGCCGCGGCACTGCAGCGTCGGCTTTCTGCACGGCACACGCGCTTCACCGACACACTTCCGGATGTGCTGGCGCTGATCGAGGACGCCCGCGCGGTGCTGTTTCCCGTCGATGATCTGTGGGGAAAGGTCGACCTGCCCATCGTGCTGCTCGAGTCGATGCGGCTCGGTGTCCCGGTCATCTGTCAGGACCAGGGCCCGCTCGCCGAGCTCGGGGGTACGCTGCGGATCGCGCCAGGGGACCAGGCGGGTTATGTCCGGGCGGTGCTCGAGCTGGTGAAGAGCAGCGAGCACACGGACGCGGTCCGACGAGCGCAGTGGGCGCGGCTCGAGGCCGAGCACGACGCTCGGGTCGTGGCGCGGCGCTACGAGCGCCTCTACTTGGAGCTCTTGGGGGAACGAGCAAGGAGCATACGATGAACGTGCGAACCGAAATTCGGGGAGCGGTGACGGTGGTCAGCTTGGACCGCCCCGAGCGCAAGAACGCGGTCGACCGGCGAACCGCCGGCGAGCTCCTGGCGGCGTTCCGGGAGTTCGACGCCAGCGAGGCCGCGAGGGTGCTGGTGCTGACGGGGAGCGGGGGCACGTTCTGTGCGGGAGCGGATCTGAAGGCGCTGGACAACGACGTCGACGCGCCGGAGGGCCCCATGGGTTTCACGCGGCTCGTGTCTTCGAAGCCCTGCATCGCGGCAGTCGAGGGACACTGTGTTGCCGGGGGTCTCGAGCTCGCGGTGTTCTGCGATCTCCGCGTCGCTGGGCGTTCGTCGCTCTTTGGTTGTCTGGAGCGGCGCTGGGGTGTGCCGCTGATCGACGGTGGCACCCAGCGACTGCCGCGGATCGTGGGGCTTGGTCGCGCCCTCGATCTGGTGCTGAGCGGTCGCTTGATCGACGCCGTGGAGGCGGAGCGCATCGGGCTCGTCAATCGGGTCGTGGACGACGGCGCTGCGCTCGAGGCCGCCGTGGCGCTCGGCCAGGAGCTCGCGGCCTTCCCCTGGTCCTGTCTGCTGGTGGACCGGACCTCGGTCTACGCGGCCTTCGACGTGCCGCTGTCGAGCGGGCTCGAAGCCGAGGCAAGACGCGGGCGGGAGGTGCTCGCGGAGGCCGCGGAGGGTGCGCGCTCGTTTGCGGGTGGCGCTGGCCGACACGGTTCGGCGCGCTAGGGCTTCCTTCCAGGGGTGCACGCTGTATGGTCGTTCACTGGAGTGACAAATGACCTTCCGGCAGCTGTTTGACCTGGTTTCCTGCACGTACACCTATCTGCTTGCCGACGAGGCCACGGGCGAGGCGGTGCTGATCGACTCGGTCTTCGAGCGACACGCGCGCGACGCGGCGTTGATCCGCGAGCTCGGGCTGAAGCTCCAGCTGACGCTGGACACCCACTGCCACGCGGACCACGTGACGGGCGCCTGGCTGATGAAACAGGCCTTCGGCAGCAAGATTGCGCTCGCCCGCGCTTGCGGCGCCGAGAATGTGGACCAGCCGCTCGGCCATGGCGATGTGATTCGCTTCGGCGCGCAGAGCCTCGAGGTGCGGGCGACGCCCGGCCACACCGACGGCTGCTTGGCGTTCGTGAGCGCCGACCACAAACGGGTCTTCACCGGCGACGCGCTGCTCGTTCGGGGTGCCGGCCGTACGGACTTCCAGCAGGGCAACGCCGCACAGCTCTTTCGTTCGATTCGCGAGCAGCTCTTCTCGCTGCCCGACGACTGCGTGGTGTGCCCGGGCCACGACTACGAGGGGCGCGCCTCGAGCACCATCGGTGAGGAGCGCAGCTTCAATCCGCGCATTGGCGGCAAGGCGCGCGAAGAGGACTTCGTCGGCTACATGCAGAACCTCGGGTTGCCGCACCCAAAACAGCTCGAGGTCGCGTTGCCGGCCAACATGCGCTCGGGAAAACCCGAAGACGGCCAGGTCCCGCGCGCGCCGGATTGGGGCCCGGTGGGGCTGACGTACGCGGGGCTCCCAGAAATCGCCGCGGAGTGGGTCGCACGTCACCGGAGCGACCTGCACCTGCTCGACGTGCGCTCGGCCGCCGAGTTCGACGGTGAGCTCGGCCACCTCGAAGGGGCGCAGCTCGTGCCGCTCGAGGAGCTGCGGGCTCGGGTTGCCGACGTGCCCTCGGACAAACCGGTCGTCGTTGTGTGTGGGACGGGCAAACGCTCGGGTCTGGGCACCAACATTCTCCAGAAGGCCGGCCTGACCCGGGTCGCGAACCTGAAGGGTGGCATGCTCAACTGGCGCGAGCTCGGGCTGCCGAGCTGACGGGCGCTCCACTACTTCCCCCAACAGGCGGTGATTCGTGAAGATCCTTGGTGCGGGCTTCGGCGGGCTCGAAACGGCGCTGGGGCCTCGGCGCGCGCCTGCGCGACGGCTACGAGGTCACACTGGTCGACAGAAGTGACTCGTTCTTCATCGGGTTTTCCAAGATCGACGTGCTGTTCGGGCGTCGCACCGAAGCCGAGGAGCGCTACCCGTACACGACGCTGCGCGGCGAGGGGCTTCGATTCGTGCGGGCGACCGTGCGCAACATCGACACCGACACACGGAGCGTCGACACGACGGGTGGGAGTCGCGCTCGGAGCGGAGCTCGCCCCGGGCAAGACGAACGGTTTCGTCGAGAGCAGTACATGGTCGACGCCGGCGGCGTCTGGATGGTCGCCGAGCGTTTGCCGGACTAGGTGTGTCGTGCTCAGCCCGCGATGAGCCGCGCGTAGTCGTCCGACAAGTAGAACGAGACCAGCGCCGCGATGCGCACCGCGAGATCCTGATGCGCGAGGTGACCGTCCGCGCTCCGCTCGCGCAATACCGCGAGCGCACCGTCCTGCTCCGCCAGCGCCAGCTCTTGTTTGTGATCGGGTCGCACGAGCAGAATCGCGCGCAGCGCGGCCGCGAGATTGCGGCACGCCACCAGCCCGGCGCGATCCGCCGTGAGCTGCATCACGCGGGCCGTCGCCACCAGATCCTCGTGCATGGCGGAGAGCACGTCGTCGCTCTCGTGAGGTACGCCGAGATCGGGCCGACTCGCCAGCCGCTTGCGTACCGCGCTCGCGCCGCCCACCACGCGCTGGATGGTGCTGGTCGGGACCTTCTGCAAGATCTGGAACGCCTTCTCCGCAAAACGGTAGCTGCGAAATAGCGGCAGGACCCCCAGCAGCAGATCGAACCCCTCGCGGCTGCGTTCGAACAATCCCCGCCACACCTCGCTGGACGTCACCCGCGCGTGACCAAACGCCACGTGGGCGACCTCGGCTGCGACGGCGAACTGGAGCTCTGCTTCGCTCATTCCGTAGTCCGGATCGTCTTCGAGATGGCGCCCCCCCACCAGCACGAAGGCCGGCGGACCTTCGTACGAGCGCAGTCCGATGCCCTTCTTGCCCCGAGAGATGAAGCCCTCCATGTGCTGCACACCGAGTAGCCGCGCGGCGCGCATCAGCGCTCGCGCCGGCACCGGCCGACGCGACACGCTGATCGGCTCCACGTATTCGAGCAAGGTGCCGTGGTCCGGCTCGGGGACCGCCGCGAGCAGCGATTGGATCCGCCCGAGCACCACGCTGTCTTCGCGTGCGGCCGGGTGAGGCAGAACATCGGCGAGCAACGTCTGGGAGAGCGGCGCCGGATCTTCGCCAATCGGTAGGTCGTGCCGCTCGAGGCCGCCCGGCGCGAGCACCGAGAGCACGCGCGCGGCGCGCTCGGCCAGCTGCCCCGTTGCGCGTTGGGCCAGCGCCTCGACCCGGGTGTGCACGAGCGGTTGCAGGCGCGCGAGCTCCGCGACCGCCCGCGGGCACGGGCCCTCTGGCGTGCGGCGGGCTTCGGCCAGGAGCTCGAACACACGAATGCGCAAGACCTGTCCGCCGGCACCCGCAGTGAGATCGGTGTCCTGACTCGGCAACAGGTCGAGCAGCTCCTCGCTCGGGAGCACGAGCAGGCGAGCCTCGAGCAGGTCGCGCGCGCGCTCACGCTGTCCGGACTCGATCAGGTGCTCGGCGAGCTCGACGTCGGCGCGAGCCAGTCGCTTCGGATCTTGGCGCAGCTCGGTCAGCCTCGAGTGCAGCCGCTCGTGCAGCTCGAGCGCCCAGGGTTCCGCGCGACTTCCGCGCCGCCGCAGGCTGTCGTTCAAGTGTACCGCGGCCTCCGGCGACAGCCGGAAATCCGTCCACAGCTCCGCGAGCGCCTCGGGCGGCGAGTGTCTGGAGTCGAGCTCGTCGACGAGCAGATCCACCTCGTGCTCGGCGGGGGCGAGCTCGGAAGCGTCGACCGCAAGCATGAACGCCGCAGCCAGAGCTAGTGGATCTCGCGCCTCCCGCAGCCGATCGAGCAACGTGCGACCGAACGCCCGGGCCACGGGATCCGCGCGACCGAGCCAGTTGGCACGCGCAAACGCGAGCAGCCGCCCCGCCCCGCTCACCTCGGCGCCCGCCAAGATCTCCCGC
It encodes the following:
- a CDS encoding thrombospondin type 3 repeat-containing protein, producing MSEEIPLPLFVAPLPPDPLTPRRSRRPLRAAHLLGVASLLGVSLGSVTAQAQDAKEKEFSAQRFDPAPGPRNYFSTRGVRTDGQMAWSAGLMVNYSWEPFVVRSCFSDTNCDDKNATGTDDVKVIENMVTGDALASLTPIPRLQLGLKIPVTWASGDGLADGGVPEEGGINAVGLGDATLEGKYRLHGEIRDPFVVGVGAFFTGPLGRATAKDSYIGDATPTAGLRGIFDGEQGPFSFGGNLAAVYRGKGRVGSTELGPEFRYGVAGGFKPSPTLRVILDGFGATKFSAKNGTNSLEVDGGVQIMPLDSPFVIFAGVGTGVIQGVGVPKVRGILGLMYVAEGGDRDGDGIPDDKDQCPTVPEDKDGYQDNDGCPDADNDGDMIPDEQDKCPSQAEDPDGFEDKDGCPELDNDKDGVNDDQDRCPNKAETKNGYKDDDGCPDEPDRDNDGVSDKLDKCPDQAEDTDGFQDTDGCPDPDNDNDGVPDQQDECGDQPETMNGFQDEDGCPDELPKGDAKEDKKKEKKKK
- a CDS encoding TlpA family protein disulfide reductase; the encoded protein is MPPSVARLGGVVVGVSLALTSIGCGKMGPAQSGSGAEHPLLGAPAPAFELPGYSGGVKKVSLADGAGKVMLVDFWATWCEPCKDSFPHHQQLAEKYSGKLVVIGISIDDDPDGIAEFAKKNGGKFPLGWDEGQSVSETYQPPTMPTAYVIDQNGIVRYVHPGFHQGDEAEIDAHVAELLK
- a CDS encoding HEAT repeat domain-containing protein; translation: MRFWLSLRLRRFALSVACAIALTLSHGSAYAGGSVDQLIERLQNGADFRVRVQAALQLGKTKHPDAREPLEKALDDDNAAVRTASAAALKVLADKKSITALEAHKKDSSSAVRSQIAATLASLRMVTTSSVAKMIVKIGRMRTGKDVRGKLVGELEDASRQKFGELPGVRVMDEKSGAEPESKGKKTPMVMVTGLLRKMNESQEGSEVVYSASVEYVVHRMPEQAIAGTVSGSASTRASTAEAKKRSPELRRLVLAAAVASAVKRAPEALAAATR
- a CDS encoding glycosyltransferase family 4 protein, translated to MPTPPRVLFVSKPVVPPYHDGTKCLVRDVATHLEGFHPVVMATPGAAPLPGVELASVYSDAGHHTPALAENARAALFVARYPGAALWHFVFAPNPKTSVIGRLLRSLRRTPVVQTIASPPRSFEHIDRLLFGDIVVAQSHATAARIAEHAPRRRIEVIPPPVAAIPSRPVSERRALYERLGLPEGAPVLVYPGDIELSAGAENVAALVEPLARELPDVVIVFAYRAKTSRAHAVAAALQRRLSARHTRFTDTLPDVLALIEDARAVLFPVDDLWGKVDLPIVLLESMRLGVPVICQDQGPLAELGGTLRIAPGDQAGYVRAVLELVKSSEHTDAVRRAQWARLEAEHDARVVARRYERLYLELLGERARSIR
- a CDS encoding crotonase/enoyl-CoA hydratase family protein; its protein translation is MNVRTEIRGAVTVVSLDRPERKNAVDRRTAGELLAAFREFDASEAARVLVLTGSGGTFCAGADLKALDNDVDAPEGPMGFTRLVSSKPCIAAVEGHCVAGGLELAVFCDLRVAGRSSLFGCLERRWGVPLIDGGTQRLPRIVGLGRALDLVLSGRLIDAVEAERIGLVNRVVDDGAALEAAVALGQELAAFPWSCLLVDRTSVYAAFDVPLSSGLEAEARRGREVLAEAAEGARSFAGGAGRHGSAR
- a CDS encoding MBL fold metallo-hydrolase; translation: MTFRQLFDLVSCTYTYLLADEATGEAVLIDSVFERHARDAALIRELGLKLQLTLDTHCHADHVTGAWLMKQAFGSKIALARACGAENVDQPLGHGDVIRFGAQSLEVRATPGHTDGCLAFVSADHKRVFTGDALLVRGAGRTDFQQGNAAQLFRSIREQLFSLPDDCVVCPGHDYEGRASSTIGEERSFNPRIGGKAREEDFVGYMQNLGLPHPKQLEVALPANMRSGKPEDGQVPRAPDWGPVGLTYAGLPEIAAEWVARHRSDLHLLDVRSAAEFDGELGHLEGAQLVPLEELRARVADVPSDKPVVVVCGTGKRSGLGTNILQKAGLTRVANLKGGMLNWRELGLPS